In Oenanthe melanoleuca isolate GR-GAL-2019-014 chromosome 10, OMel1.0, whole genome shotgun sequence, a single window of DNA contains:
- the EDC3 gene encoding enhancer of mRNA-decapping protein 3 isoform X2, whose protein sequence is MATDWLGSIVSINCGESLGVYQGRVSAVDQVSQTISLTRPFHNGVKCLVPEVTFRAGDITELKILEIPGPGDSRQCGDSQQMDTAMPGVGCQVGPSQNGTGKVLKKPMSSSAPQNIPRRPDMKSQELLISPQQQCSKSYMDRHMETLSQSKGFRRRHNSWSSSSRHPNQVTPKKSGLKNGQMKSKDDECFGDDIDEIPDTDFDFEGNLALFDKAAVFEEIETYERRGGARSRGTPSDKPARYRHDENILESEPIVYRRIVVPHSPHKEFCTDSGLVVPSVSYELHKKLLAVAEKHGLSLERRLEMTGVCASQMALSLLGGPNRLNPKNVHQRPTVALLCGPHVKGAQGISCGRHLSNHDVHVILFLPNFVKMLESITNELSLFSKTQGQQVSSVKDLPDTPVDLVINCLDCHENAFLRDQPWYKAVVDWANQNRAPVLSIDPPMSEAELGIDAKWSLALGLPLPLGERAGRVYLCDIGIPQKVFQEVGINYHSPFGCKFVIPLHST, encoded by the exons ATGGCCACGGACTGGCTGGGCAGCATTGTGTCCATAAACTGTGGGGAGAGTTTGGGGGTTTACCAGGGCAGAGTTTCTGCTGTGGATCAGGTCAGCCAGACCATCTCCCTCACACGGCCCTTCCACAATGGTGTCAAATGCCTCGTGCCAGAGGTCACCTTCAG GGCAGGTGACATCACTGAGCTGAAGATCCTGGAGATCCCAGGGCCGGGGGACAGCAGACAATGCGGGGACTCGCAGCAGATGGACACGGCCATGCCTGGCGTGGGCTGCCAGGTGGGGCCCAGCCAGAATGGCACTGGCAAGGTGCTGAAGAAGCCCATGTCCAGCAGTGCCCCTCAGAACATCCCCAGGAGGCCAGACATgaagagccaggagctgctcatctccccacagcagcagtgctccaAGAGCTACATGGACCGACACATGGAAACGCTGAGCCAGTCCAAAGGCTTCCGGCGGAGGCACAACTCCT GGTCATCGAGCAGCCGCCACCCCAACCAGGTGACCCCGAAGAAGAGCGGCCTGAAGAACGGGCAGATGAAGAGCAAGGACGACGAGTGCTTCGGGGACGACATCGACGAGATCCCGGACACGGATTTCGATTTCGAGGGCAACCTGGCGCTGTTTGACAAGGCGGCCGTGTTCGAGGAGATCGAGACGTACGAGAGGAGGGGCGGCGCCCGCTCCCGCGGCACGCCCAGCGACAAACCCGCCCGCTACCGGCACGACGAGAACATCCTGGAGTCCGAGCCCATCGTCTACAGGCGGATCGTGGTGCCCCACAGCCCTCACAAGGAGTTCTGCACCG ACTCGGGGCTGGTGGTGCCCAGCGTGTCCTACGAGCTGCACAagaagctgctggcagtggctgaGAAGCAcgggctgagcctggagaggaggctgGAGATGACAGGGGTGTGTGCCAGCCAGATGGCCCTCAGCCTCCTGGGGGGGCCCAACAG ACTGAACCCCAAGAACGTGCACCAGCGGCCCACGGTGGCGCTGCTGTGCGGCCCCCACGTGAAGGGGGCTCAGGGCATCAGCTGCGGCCGCCACCTCTCCAACCACGACGTGCACgtcatcctcttcctccccaaCTTCGTCAAGATGCTGGAGTCCATCACCAACGAGCTCAGCCTCTTCAGCAAGACACAGGGCCAGCAGGTGTCCAGTGTCAAAG ACCTCCCAGACACCCCGGTTGACTTGGTGATCAACTGCCTGGATTGTCACGAGAATGCCTTTCTGAGAGACCAGCCCTGGTACAAAGCAGTGGTGGACTGGGCCAACCAGAACCGAGCCCCCGTGCTGAGCATAGACCCGCCCATGAGCGAGGCGGAGCTGGGCATCGACGCCAAGTGGTCGCTGGCGCTGgggctgccgctgccgctggGCGAGCGCGCCGGCCGCGTCTACCTCTGTGACATTGGCATCCCCCAGAAGGTCTTCCAGGAGGTGGGCATCAACTACCACTCACCCTTTGGCTGCAAATTTGTCATCCCCCTGCACTCCACTTAG
- the LOC130257360 gene encoding cytochrome P450 1A4-like codes for MLKAALRLVASPGALGATEVLLAAAALCLALALLQWLQQQRQQQQPAPSGLRRPPGPRGLPVLGNVLELRKDTHLALTRLSRRYGDVMEVRIGSRPVLVLSGLDTIRQALVKQGEDFMGRPDLYSFHYISNGQSLAFSPDSGEVWKARRRLAQSALKSFSVAPSPNSSCSCLLEEHVSQEAEYLVSKFLQVMEQEKKFEPHRYLVVSVANVICAMCFGKRYEHEDQELLSLVDLGNEFGEVAGGGHPADFIPVLRYLPSRTMEIFKDINRRFNAFVQKIVQEHYSSFDKEHIRDITDSLIGHCQEKSAGEDGHVQLSDEKIIHIVNDLFGAGFDTVTTALSWSLMYVSLYPDIQRKIQEEIDQTIGWERRPRMSDRGKLPYTEAFILEVFRHSSFVPFTIPHSTTKATVLNGYYIPKDTCVFINQWQVNHDENLWEEPSAFRPERFLAPSGLEVSRTEAEKVLSFGLGRRRCLGEAIGRWEIFLFLSTLLQQLHFSLRPGEQVDTTPQYGLTMKYKKCEAFQIQQRFPGRSSP; via the exons ATGCTGAAGGCTGCGCTGCGGCTGGTGGCGAGCCCCGGAGCGCTGGGGGCCACCGAGGTGCTGCTGGCGGCCGCGGCGCTGTGCCTGGCGCTGGcgctgctgcagtggctgcagcagcagcggcagcagcagcagcccgcGCCCTCGGGGCTGCGGAGGCCGCCGGGCCCGCGGGGGCTGCCCGTGCTGGGGAACGTGCTGGAGCTGCGCAAGGACACGCACCTGGCGCTGACGCGGCTGAGCCGGCGCTACGGGGACGTGATGGAGGTGCGCATCGGCAGCCGGCCCGTGCTGGTGCTCAGCGGGCTGGACACCATCCGGCAAGCGCTGGTCAAGCAAGGAGAGGACTTCATGGGCCGCCCCGACCTCTACAGCTTCCACTACATCTCCAACGGGCAGAGCCTGGCGTTCAGCCCCGACTCCGGGGAGGTGTGGAAGGCGCGCAGGAGGCTGGCCCAGAGCGCCCTGAAGAGCTTCTCGGTGGCCCCCAGCCCCAACTcgtcctgcagctgcctgctggaggAGCACGTGTCGCAGGAGGCCGAGTACCTGGTCAGCAAATTCCTGCAGGtgatggagcaggagaagaAGTTTGAGCCCCACCGGTACCTGGTGGTGTCGGTGGCCAATGTCATCTGTGCCATGTGCTTCGGCAAGCGCTACGAGCACGAGgatcaggagctgctcagcctggtggACCTGGGCAACGAGTTCGGGGAGGTGGCCGGGGGCGGGCACCCCGCCGACTTCATCCCCGTGCTGCGGTACCTCCCCAGCCGCACCATGGAGATCTTCAAGGACATCAACCGCCGCTTCAACGCCTTCGTGCAGAAAATCGTGCAGGAGCACTACAGCAGCTTTGACAAG GAGCACATCCGGGACATCACGGACTCGCTGATCGGGCACTGCCAGGAGAAGAGCGCCGGGGAGGACGGCCACGTCCAGCTCTCCGACGAGAAGATCATCCACATCGTCAACGACCTCTTTGGGGCAG GCTTTGACACCGTGACAACtgccctgtcctggagcctcATGTACGTGTCCTTGTACCCTGATATCCAGAGGAAAATCCAGGAAGAGATTG ACCAGACCATCGGGTGGGAGCGGCGCCCGCGGATGTCGGACCGGGGCAAGCTGCCCTACACCGAAGCTTTTATCCTGGAGGTGTTCAGGCATTCCTCCTTCGTGCCCTTCACCATCCCACACAG CACGACCAAAGCCACGGTGCTGAATGGTTATTACATCCCCAAGGACACCTGTGTGTTCATCAACCAGTGGCAAGTGAACCACGATGA GAACCTGTGGGAGGAGCCCTCCGCCTTCAGGCCCGAGCGGTTCCTGGCGCCCTCGGGGTTGGAGGTGAGCAGGACCGAGGCGGAGAAGGTCCTGTCCTTCGGGCTGGGCCGGCGGCGCTGCCTGGGCGAGGCCATCGGCCGCTGGGAGATCTTCCTGTTCCTCAGCAcgctgctgcagcagctgcacttcAGCCTGCGGCCCGGGGAGCAGGTGGACACCACCCCCCAGTACGGGCTGACCATGAAGTACAAGAAGTGTGAGGCCTTCCAGATCCAGCAGCGCTTTCCCGGCAGGAGCTCTCCCTGA
- the EDC3 gene encoding enhancer of mRNA-decapping protein 3 isoform X1 has product MLIVNFLFSNQLWALLSSSTRMATDWLGSIVSINCGESLGVYQGRVSAVDQVSQTISLTRPFHNGVKCLVPEVTFRAGDITELKILEIPGPGDSRQCGDSQQMDTAMPGVGCQVGPSQNGTGKVLKKPMSSSAPQNIPRRPDMKSQELLISPQQQCSKSYMDRHMETLSQSKGFRRRHNSWSSSSRHPNQVTPKKSGLKNGQMKSKDDECFGDDIDEIPDTDFDFEGNLALFDKAAVFEEIETYERRGGARSRGTPSDKPARYRHDENILESEPIVYRRIVVPHSPHKEFCTDSGLVVPSVSYELHKKLLAVAEKHGLSLERRLEMTGVCASQMALSLLGGPNRLNPKNVHQRPTVALLCGPHVKGAQGISCGRHLSNHDVHVILFLPNFVKMLESITNELSLFSKTQGQQVSSVKDLPDTPVDLVINCLDCHENAFLRDQPWYKAVVDWANQNRAPVLSIDPPMSEAELGIDAKWSLALGLPLPLGERAGRVYLCDIGIPQKVFQEVGINYHSPFGCKFVIPLHST; this is encoded by the exons ATGCTGAttgtgaattttttgttttccaaccAGCTCTGGGCTCTTCTCAGCAGCTCCACAAGGATGGCCACGGACTGGCTGGGCAGCATTGTGTCCATAAACTGTGGGGAGAGTTTGGGGGTTTACCAGGGCAGAGTTTCTGCTGTGGATCAGGTCAGCCAGACCATCTCCCTCACACGGCCCTTCCACAATGGTGTCAAATGCCTCGTGCCAGAGGTCACCTTCAG GGCAGGTGACATCACTGAGCTGAAGATCCTGGAGATCCCAGGGCCGGGGGACAGCAGACAATGCGGGGACTCGCAGCAGATGGACACGGCCATGCCTGGCGTGGGCTGCCAGGTGGGGCCCAGCCAGAATGGCACTGGCAAGGTGCTGAAGAAGCCCATGTCCAGCAGTGCCCCTCAGAACATCCCCAGGAGGCCAGACATgaagagccaggagctgctcatctccccacagcagcagtgctccaAGAGCTACATGGACCGACACATGGAAACGCTGAGCCAGTCCAAAGGCTTCCGGCGGAGGCACAACTCCT GGTCATCGAGCAGCCGCCACCCCAACCAGGTGACCCCGAAGAAGAGCGGCCTGAAGAACGGGCAGATGAAGAGCAAGGACGACGAGTGCTTCGGGGACGACATCGACGAGATCCCGGACACGGATTTCGATTTCGAGGGCAACCTGGCGCTGTTTGACAAGGCGGCCGTGTTCGAGGAGATCGAGACGTACGAGAGGAGGGGCGGCGCCCGCTCCCGCGGCACGCCCAGCGACAAACCCGCCCGCTACCGGCACGACGAGAACATCCTGGAGTCCGAGCCCATCGTCTACAGGCGGATCGTGGTGCCCCACAGCCCTCACAAGGAGTTCTGCACCG ACTCGGGGCTGGTGGTGCCCAGCGTGTCCTACGAGCTGCACAagaagctgctggcagtggctgaGAAGCAcgggctgagcctggagaggaggctgGAGATGACAGGGGTGTGTGCCAGCCAGATGGCCCTCAGCCTCCTGGGGGGGCCCAACAG ACTGAACCCCAAGAACGTGCACCAGCGGCCCACGGTGGCGCTGCTGTGCGGCCCCCACGTGAAGGGGGCTCAGGGCATCAGCTGCGGCCGCCACCTCTCCAACCACGACGTGCACgtcatcctcttcctccccaaCTTCGTCAAGATGCTGGAGTCCATCACCAACGAGCTCAGCCTCTTCAGCAAGACACAGGGCCAGCAGGTGTCCAGTGTCAAAG ACCTCCCAGACACCCCGGTTGACTTGGTGATCAACTGCCTGGATTGTCACGAGAATGCCTTTCTGAGAGACCAGCCCTGGTACAAAGCAGTGGTGGACTGGGCCAACCAGAACCGAGCCCCCGTGCTGAGCATAGACCCGCCCATGAGCGAGGCGGAGCTGGGCATCGACGCCAAGTGGTCGCTGGCGCTGgggctgccgctgccgctggGCGAGCGCGCCGGCCGCGTCTACCTCTGTGACATTGGCATCCCCCAGAAGGTCTTCCAGGAGGTGGGCATCAACTACCACTCACCCTTTGGCTGCAAATTTGTCATCCCCCTGCACTCCACTTAG